AATTTAATCGCAAGCATTGCCACGACAAAAGCCACCAGATTACCGATTAATAGTGTCTGAATATCTTCCGCTTTAATCGTATCGTAGGTTTTCAAAAGTTTATAACCTCCTGCCGCCGCCATGGTTGGTACTGCAAGAAAGAAAGAGAACTCAGCAGCTTGTTTCCTTGACAAGCCCTGTAACATACCGCCGATAATGGTAGATGCAGAACGTGAAACGCCCGGAATCATCGCAATGCATTGAAAAAAACCGATTTTCAAAGCAGTCCCGAAAGTAATTGGCTTCTCCCGCGTATCATTTGCTATTCTGTCAATGAATATCAGAATGATACCACCTACCAGTAGTGAAACTGCAACGACAACAACATTCTCCAACAGTGCGTCAATAAAGTCATTCAGGAGAAATCCGATCACAGCCGCCGGGAGGAATGCCACGAGCAGCTTGAAATAAAAGTCGGTAGTTTGAAAAAAACGTTTCCAGTAGAGCACCAGAACGGATA
This Dyadobacter sp. UC 10 DNA region includes the following protein-coding sequences:
- a CDS encoding undecaprenyl-diphosphate phosphatase, translated to MSIWQAIILAIVEGITEFLPVSSTGHMIIASSFMGISHLEFTKMFTVNIQFGAILSVLVLYWKRFFQTTDFYFKLLVAFLPAAVIGFLLNDFIDALLENVVVVAVSLLVGGIILIFIDRIANDTREKPITFGTALKIGFFQCIAMIPGVSRSASTIIGGMLQGLSRKQAAEFSFFLAVPTMAAAGGYKLLKTYDTIKAEDIQTLLIGNLVAFVVAMLAIKFFISFLTKYGFKIFGYYRIILGLILLGLIASGYKLDVV